A region from the Oceanidesulfovibrio marinus genome encodes:
- the cas2 gene encoding CRISPR-associated endonuclease Cas2 yields MLMLVSYDVATSDEGGPKRLRQVAKLCGDYGQRVQYSVFECDVDPAQWTTLRASLLDVINPDKDSLRFYNLGREWKRRVEHVGVREPPQLDEPLIV; encoded by the coding sequence CGTCGCGACCTCCGACGAGGGCGGGCCCAAGCGGTTGCGGCAGGTGGCGAAGCTCTGCGGCGACTACGGCCAGCGCGTGCAGTACTCCGTGTTCGAGTGCGACGTGGACCCGGCGCAATGGACAACGCTGCGCGCCTCGCTGCTGGATGTCATCAACCCGGACAAGGACAGCCTCAGATTCTACAACCTGGGGCGGGAGTGGAAACGCCGCGTGGAGCATGTGGGCGTGCGGGAGCCGCCGCAGCTGGACGAGCCGCTGATCGTTTGA
- a CDS encoding family 1 encapsulin nanocompartment shell protein, translating into MDILKRSLAPITEEAWDEIDSTARDVLSGLLSARRVVDVEGPMGWDYAAVPLGRLVVPEGTQPDGLEYGLNTVQPLVEVRAHFDLDIWEVDSIIRGAKGINLDNLEDAARRMASFEENAVYKGMSTASITGLMESSPYGTLHVSGKAEDILHQVTRGIQAMMAESIEGPYALVVNPQMWLSMSTYVQGYPLKKHLEEQLGGPVLISSFLDGACLVSTRGGDMRMVVGQDMAIGYYRHDKTTVSLYFTESFTFQVFEPHAIVTYNWTD; encoded by the coding sequence ATGGATATTTTGAAGCGATCATTGGCGCCGATAACAGAAGAAGCGTGGGACGAGATCGACTCCACGGCGCGTGACGTACTCTCCGGGCTGCTTTCCGCCAGACGCGTGGTGGATGTGGAAGGCCCCATGGGCTGGGATTACGCGGCCGTGCCTCTGGGCCGGCTCGTGGTGCCGGAAGGCACGCAGCCCGATGGACTGGAGTACGGCCTGAACACCGTGCAGCCGCTGGTGGAGGTGCGCGCACACTTCGACCTCGACATCTGGGAGGTGGACAGCATCATCCGCGGCGCCAAGGGCATCAACCTGGACAATCTGGAAGATGCGGCCAGAAGGATGGCCTCGTTCGAGGAAAACGCTGTCTACAAGGGCATGAGCACGGCGTCCATCACGGGTCTCATGGAGTCCTCCCCGTATGGCACCCTCCATGTGAGCGGCAAGGCCGAGGATATTCTGCACCAGGTCACGCGCGGCATCCAGGCCATGATGGCGGAGTCCATTGAAGGACCGTACGCCCTGGTGGTCAACCCGCAGATGTGGCTGTCCATGTCCACGTACGTGCAGGGCTACCCCTTGAAGAAGCACCTGGAGGAGCAGCTCGGCGGACCGGTGCTCATCTCCTCGTTCCTCGATGGCGCCTGCCTCGTCTCCACCCGCGGGGGCGACATGCGCATGGTCGTGGGCCAGGACATGGCCATCGGCTACTACCGCCATGACAAGACTACGGTGTCGCTCTATTTTACGGAGTCATTCACCTTCCAGGTGTTTGAGCCGCACGCCATCGTGACCTACAACTGGACTGACTAG